Part of the Lotus japonicus ecotype B-129 chromosome 6, LjGifu_v1.2 genome, ACTGTTGACAAGCATCTTGGTACTCTGTTGATGCTGTCATTGTTGGGGttgctgctgttgttgttgttgttgtagatGGTAGACTACGCCATCTCGGGTCGAACTGTTGATGCTGCGATTGTTGGGgttgctgctgctgttgttgTAAATGGTTGGAATTAGGGTTCTAGTGCAAATTGAGGATGGAATTATAAGGGTTAGGGTTTTGTATCAATAGAAAGGAAGTAGCATCAACAGCAGCAGATAGTTCGACCGGGGAACCTCCAGATGGCATACCTCTTGGTGGGTCTACCATCTACAACAGCAGCAGCATCCCCAACAATGGCAGCATCAACAATGCTCAATTTGCTTAAAGATTgcagtttttctttttatgggGTGGGGATTGTTTTGTATATGATTCACTGTTTGGTTTATGTTTTTGGTGTGGAGAGGCAATCTTTGTTGGTGGAGTTTGTAATTTGAGGGAGAATGGTGTTGCAATTGGTCCTTGGAGCTGATTGTTGAAGTAATAATATGAGAGTGACTAGCATGGACTCCAATGAAATTGGAAATTGGAAGGGCTGTGATATGAGTTGTTTAGCTTGTTTTGAGTGAAATGGGCTGTGGCTTAACTTGTATTTTTGTTGCCTTTTCTGTAAGTTAAGGTTCAAGGTGGCAATGTAATGTTTGTTTTAGTAGATTGAAATGAGATATAAAGTTAGATTTTTGGACCTGCAGTTGATAGGCAATGTGAGGGAATACGGTTTTCTATTTTAAGGTGAAATTCGTTTAGGCATTCTTTGGGAGTTTTGGGGGGAGGAAAGGGGAAGGCTTTGAGGGGAAGGGAGGGTAAGCTACTAAGCCCTCCCCTTGTTTGGAAGCTCAAAATTCCACCAAAACCCTCGATTTGGGGGACCTCCACAAAATAACTAGAGGAGAGTCTTGGAGGGTTTTCAAAATTTTCCCAAACCCTTACCCCCTTATTAAAAAGCTCTCAAACAAGGGGAGTGGCGTGCTTCTCATAAGCCTCCCCTTTCCCTTCCTTCCCCTCCAAAATCAAACTTGCAAACAAAGCCTTAAAGTTAAAGGAAATCTCGGCAGCAAATATTTAAGAAAACTGGTTTTTGATTAAATAATGAGCAAATAAATAAACTTTCTCTGGGATTTTATAGGATTGGTGCCTTCTGTGCTTTAAATGAAACTACAATGCTTTGAGCTTGTGTTAGTCTTGGCGTAGAAAGTTTTGGATGTTTCtcatagatttaattttatgagGGGGTGATGTATTTCTACTTTTTTAGGCAGAAGCTGGATGTCTGTACCTCATGAAACTTCCTTGTAACCAATAAAAGACAACAAAGAGGGGATCTGCTCAAATCAAGTGCTGAGTGCAGGGGAAGTTTAAGAGCGGACATGCTATTTCATTAATTTCCCAGGTATAGCTCACACTTGTTAGTATTTTTACAGTTTGTGGTAATATAAAATACTTTCTGTTGAGTGGTTTTTAGTTGTGTGTTATTATGAATGTTATGAATCTTAGGCAATATTTGACATTTTTTGGTATTTATGTGTATAGAATTAAACtgttaattatatataaaaaatatgaatagtGGTCATCCCGCTATGCGCTATCCCGCTATCCCACTTTTGGGGCCGGCCACTACGCGCCGCTATGCGGGATTGACTACTATTTTGATCTAATTCATACGATTTTAGGCATGATTCCAAGGGCCCTAAAGTAAATAGTGCAGTGTTTAAAGTCCTTTGGATGACCATGCCTCTAGATGAAAATATTGATATTTAAGATTCATTTCGGAGAATTGATTTCaggcccaaaatcaattctggtagAACCAAGGTAGGGTAGCTTCTGGGTTGAACATAATCAATTGTGAGATTTTACAACTAAGTTTCACAACATTACCCAACAAAACTCCCTTTTTTcataaatgtatccaaacataaatcactttACTTTTATCTCACTTTTTCTAtaatcaattttacaaaatcaatTGTGACAAGCACTGATTCAAACAAGCTTTTGGGCATGGCAAAAGATGAATATCCATTGACCTCCTGTTTCTTGCAGTCTTCCACATGTATTATTTATCAACTCACTGCGTTAGTGTTGTGTTTCCTCAGAATTTCTGTTGTGGCAATTTCCCCTCAAAATGCTGTTCAAACAAGGAAAAGAATTTTGTAACTCAATGAAGCATGAATAGATGGCGGTCAAAGTTGAGGCTTATCAATTACTTCATTTACATTACAGGAAGGATCCATCCCTAAAATCTGCTGTATAAATCCTTCAGTTTTCTTGGTAAAGAAagttcatctttttttttttttttttgtatctaTTAGTTGTCAAGATTGAGCCgtggaaaatgagaaaaaccaCTCATGACGTCATTCCTTGATTGGTTGAAAGATGTGGGCTTTTGTCAGTTTAAACTTTAATACATTCTTTATATTATTCCTTTTCTACAGATATTAGTTTTCTCCATAAGTTCACATATTATATGTATTTTAGCAGGTTGCTTCTGGGTTAATAAATTTGGATTTTGGGGCTATCAATTGTTAGGATTTGTAGGCTTTATTTATGCCTTTTATGTATTAACAAGTTGTATTGCCTTCTTTGGTCTGTTTTCCTTTAAGTGTTTTCATTATCCTTGTCTATTGCGTTCCTTTctataatatttataaacttaattATAAAACGCAGTAAGAAAATTTTGTGGTCCCTGTTTTTTATATTACCTTCTTTTGTATTAGTTTCAGCATAGTAATGGAAGTGGTAGCAGTGGACCCTTACACAACTAATCCAGGTCCAATTGATGGTTCAGTTCTTTATGATCAAGACAAGCATGTCTCCACAGCAGTTTGGGAGGGACAGGTGCAGTTTGATAGCTGACAAGACTATCTGCTTCATCtcttatttcattttcttttcagaAAGTCATCAATAGCTTGGTTACTTATAGTTTTATATAATTGTTCTCTGATTAATGCATTAGCAGGAGCGTGGCGCCCTGAGATGTCACGAACACACTTCAAAGCTTGATCAGTGGACACTTACACCTAAACAGATTGAATTGGTAGAGAGAGCTGGATTTGGATACTTAAGGTCAATTCCAGCTATTAGTCTAGACAATCCACTTATCTCTGCTCTAGTTGAAAGATGGAGAAGAGAAACAAATACTTTTCACTTGAACGTTGGTGAAATGACGGTAACTCTTAAAGATGTTGCCCTCTTACTTGGGCTGGCAATTGATGGAGAACCTGTAATAGGTATTACATATACCGCATGCAGTTCAGTTTGTGAAAGGTATCTTGGCAGAACCCCTGAATCTGGTTACACAAGTGGCGGAATGGTGAAGTTAAGTTGGTTGAAAGAGTTCTTTTCTCGCTGTCCTGAAGATGCTCCATTTGAAGTGATAGAGCAACATACTCGAGCCTATCTTCTTTACCTTGTAGGTAGCACCATATTCTCCACCACTACAGGGAATAAGGTCCCTGTAATGTATTTGCCATTATTTGAGAATTTTGATAGATGTGGACAATATGCCTGGGGTGCAGCAACGTTGGGATTCTTGTATAGAGCACTGGGAAATGCCTCACTAAAAACTCAAAGCACCATTAGTGGCTGTTTAACTCTACTGCAGGTGTTGTAAATGTGCTTTCCTGCTTTATCCTTTTCTTTCAAACTGCAGTTTACTTTATTCGAGGTTTTGattaatggtttttttttgtggtAAGCTCTGATTAATGGATTATTATGCATTTGCAGTGTTGGAGTTACTTTCACCTAAATATTGGGCGACCAAAGCTCAATCTTGATATGATTCATGATCGATTTCCATTTGTCGTTAGatggaaaggaaaacaaagtggCCCGACTGCAAACCGTGATGTAGTATTTTATCGGAAGGCTTTGGATTCCCTAAAACCATGTGAAGTAAGTCTTATTGTCATTTCTATGTTTAATTAATGCTTATCTGGTAGTATTCTctatacattttttaaaaataagataGTGTTAATCTACAGGTGGAGTGGCTCCCTTACCGGAACATGGATAGTATGGTTATTCCAGAACATATCAAAAGCACTTTAATTCTTGGAAGGTCAAAGACAATGTTGATATGCTTTGACAAGGCAGAAAGACATCTTCCAAATCGATGCTTAAGGCAATATGGCATGCTTCAATCAATCCCGGATGATGTGGAGCGTTGGGAGAGAAAGAGTAGAGGAGTTGATGGCGGGGTTGATTTGTCTGGGAAAATGGAATCAGAGCTCAATGAATGGATGGACCGCCAATTGCATATTGTTGATGGGGATGAGAGTGTAGATGAAAGTGAGTACATGGAGTGGTATCTGAGAATTACTCGCAAGTTCATAGGGAGGCCTATTTCTCTGTCATCCGAGTTTCAGAGAACGGTAAGGATATGTTTCATGAATTTAGGTTTTGTATCTTATAGCTATTATAGATTAAGTTTAAAATGCTTTTTAAAGAATATAAACAAATGTTTTCAGAATGCTGGTCTGAGGGATATTGCACACATAGCAGATACCTTTTCAACAAAAGGGCTAGATCCACAACAAATTGATTCAATATCTAGGATCAGATATATTGCCCATGAATGTTTGAGAGACCAAATCGGCGGTCCAGTCATCGCATCAGCCAGCCCCGAAGTTGAAATCGGAAAAAGGGTAAGAGGAAAAGAGAGGGTTAGAAGAAGAGGGGCAGGTAAGCGAATGCGGAAGGATGGCGCAGTTCAATATAACGCTGTTAGTGAGGATGACCAACCTCAGTACTATGGCACTGCGATTGATATTGATCAATTACATCTACCTCATATTGATAGGGAGCTGGATCACGCCCAATTATGTAATGTGGACAGCGCAGATCTGATTCATGCAGACGATGATGCTGAGAATCTGCACCTCTGTGTTGATCAATCAGACCTAGGCTATGCATCTGTTGAAGAAAATAACGCAGAGTCAGATGATGTAGCTGCTCAGTTTAACCATGAAGAACTGAAGCGCGAAGCTGATGAGGCCATCAAGGAAGAGTTTAACCATGTGACT contains:
- the LOC130722610 gene encoding protein MAIN-LIKE 2-like isoform X1; translated protein: MEVVAVDPYTTNPGPIDGSVLYDQDKHVSTAVWEGQQERGALRCHEHTSKLDQWTLTPKQIELVERAGFGYLRSIPAISLDNPLISALVERWRRETNTFHLNVGEMTVTLKDVALLLGLAIDGEPVIGITYTACSSVCERYLGRTPESGYTSGGMVKLSWLKEFFSRCPEDAPFEVIEQHTRAYLLYLVGSTIFSTTTGNKVPVMYLPLFENFDRCGQYAWGAATLGFLYRALGNASLKTQSTISGCLTLLQCWSYFHLNIGRPKLNLDMIHDRFPFVVRWKGKQSGPTANRDVVFYRKALDSLKPCEVEWLPYRNMDSMVIPEHIKSTLILGRSKTMLICFDKAERHLPNRCLRQYGMLQSIPDDVERWERKSRGVDGGVDLSGKMESELNEWMDRQLHIVDGDESVDESEYMEWYLRITRKFIGRPISLSSEFQRTNINKCFQNAGLRDIAHIADTFSTKGLDPQQIDSISRIRYIAHECLRDQIGGPVIASASPEVEIGKRVRGKERVRRRGAGKRMRKDGAVQYNAVSEDDQPQYYGTAIDIDQLHLPHIDRELDHAQLCNVDSADLIHADDDAENLHLCVDQSDLGYASVEENNAESDDVAAQFNHEELKREADEAIKEEFNHVTGEENIEHLNAANDIHDAQHCDPMMIDNSLLCDASHEINNTTMLSDVSAEINHAQLGDDANEINPLQMNPADNHVNSPLSHINTESESPSSAAIAAIEVSQHSSIETHEDISQNGDCSVAV
- the LOC130722610 gene encoding protein MAIN-LIKE 2-like isoform X2, whose translation is MEVVAVDPYTTNPGPIDGSVLYDQDKHVSTAVWEGQERGALRCHEHTSKLDQWTLTPKQIELVERAGFGYLRSIPAISLDNPLISALVERWRRETNTFHLNVGEMTVTLKDVALLLGLAIDGEPVIGITYTACSSVCERYLGRTPESGYTSGGMVKLSWLKEFFSRCPEDAPFEVIEQHTRAYLLYLVGSTIFSTTTGNKVPVMYLPLFENFDRCGQYAWGAATLGFLYRALGNASLKTQSTISGCLTLLQCWSYFHLNIGRPKLNLDMIHDRFPFVVRWKGKQSGPTANRDVVFYRKALDSLKPCEVEWLPYRNMDSMVIPEHIKSTLILGRSKTMLICFDKAERHLPNRCLRQYGMLQSIPDDVERWERKSRGVDGGVDLSGKMESELNEWMDRQLHIVDGDESVDESEYMEWYLRITRKFIGRPISLSSEFQRTNINKCFQNAGLRDIAHIADTFSTKGLDPQQIDSISRIRYIAHECLRDQIGGPVIASASPEVEIGKRVRGKERVRRRGAGKRMRKDGAVQYNAVSEDDQPQYYGTAIDIDQLHLPHIDRELDHAQLCNVDSADLIHADDDAENLHLCVDQSDLGYASVEENNAESDDVAAQFNHEELKREADEAIKEEFNHVTGEENIEHLNAANDIHDAQHCDPMMIDNSLLCDASHEINNTTMLSDVSAEINHAQLGDDANEINPLQMNPADNHVNSPLSHINTESESPSSAAIAAIEVSQHSSIETHEDISQNGDCSVAV
- the LOC130722610 gene encoding protein MAIN-LIKE 2-like isoform X3 is translated as MEVVAVDPYTTNPGPIDGSVLYDQDKHVSTAVWEGQQERGALRCHEHTSKLDQWTLTPKQIELVERAGFGYLRSIPAISLDNPLISALVERWRRETNTFHLNVGEMTVTLKDVALLLGLAIDGEPVIGITYTACSSVCERYLGRTPESGYTSGGMVKLSWLKEFFSRCPEDAPFEVIEQHTRAYLLYLVGSTIFSTTTGNKVPVMYLPLFENFDRCGQYAWGAATLGFLYRALGNASLKTQSTISGCLTLLQCWSYFHLNIGRPKLNLDMIHDRFPFVVRWKGKQSGPTANRDVVFYRKALDSLKPCEVEWLPYRNMDSMVIPEHIKSTLILGRSKTMLICFDKAERHLPNRCLRQYGMLQSIPDDVERWERKSRGVDGGVDLSGKMESELNEWMDRQLHIVDGDESVDESEYMEWYLRITRKFIGRPISLSSEFQRTNAGLRDIAHIADTFSTKGLDPQQIDSISRIRYIAHECLRDQIGGPVIASASPEVEIGKRVRGKERVRRRGAGKRMRKDGAVQYNAVSEDDQPQYYGTAIDIDQLHLPHIDRELDHAQLCNVDSADLIHADDDAENLHLCVDQSDLGYASVEENNAESDDVAAQFNHEELKREADEAIKEEFNHVTGEENIEHLNAANDIHDAQHCDPMMIDNSLLCDASHEINNTTMLSDVSAEINHAQLGDDANEINPLQMNPADNHVNSPLSHINTESESPSSAAIAAIEVSQHSSIETHEDISQNGDCSVAV
- the LOC130722610 gene encoding protein MAIN-LIKE 2-like isoform X4, whose translation is MEVVAVDPYTTNPGPIDGSVLYDQDKHVSTAVWEGQERGALRCHEHTSKLDQWTLTPKQIELVERAGFGYLRSIPAISLDNPLISALVERWRRETNTFHLNVGEMTVTLKDVALLLGLAIDGEPVIGITYTACSSVCERYLGRTPESGYTSGGMVKLSWLKEFFSRCPEDAPFEVIEQHTRAYLLYLVGSTIFSTTTGNKVPVMYLPLFENFDRCGQYAWGAATLGFLYRALGNASLKTQSTISGCLTLLQCWSYFHLNIGRPKLNLDMIHDRFPFVVRWKGKQSGPTANRDVVFYRKALDSLKPCEVEWLPYRNMDSMVIPEHIKSTLILGRSKTMLICFDKAERHLPNRCLRQYGMLQSIPDDVERWERKSRGVDGGVDLSGKMESELNEWMDRQLHIVDGDESVDESEYMEWYLRITRKFIGRPISLSSEFQRTNAGLRDIAHIADTFSTKGLDPQQIDSISRIRYIAHECLRDQIGGPVIASASPEVEIGKRVRGKERVRRRGAGKRMRKDGAVQYNAVSEDDQPQYYGTAIDIDQLHLPHIDRELDHAQLCNVDSADLIHADDDAENLHLCVDQSDLGYASVEENNAESDDVAAQFNHEELKREADEAIKEEFNHVTGEENIEHLNAANDIHDAQHCDPMMIDNSLLCDASHEINNTTMLSDVSAEINHAQLGDDANEINPLQMNPADNHVNSPLSHINTESESPSSAAIAAIEVSQHSSIETHEDISQNGDCSVAV